ATGATGAACCTAAAGCAAGCATTGATTGAAAACAACTCTATTCGTTTAGGTCTTTCTGCTTCAACTTGGCAAGAAGCGGTCAAACTTGCTGTTGACCCTTTGATTGAAAGTGGAGCTGTTAAGCCTGAATATTATGATGCTATCATCGAATCCACAGAAGGATATGGTCCTTACTATATTTTGATGCCCGGTATGGCTATGCCGCATGCACGACCAGAAGCTGGTGTTCAAAGAGATGCTTTCTCTTTGGTGACGTTGAAGGAGCCTGTAACTTTCTCAGACGGAAAAGGCGTGAGTGTTTTGTTAGCTCTTGCAGCAACGAGTTCAAAAATTCATACGAGTGTTGCAATTCCACAAATCATTGCTCTTTTTGAATTGGAAAATTCTATTGATCGTTTGTTAGCTTGTCAAACAGAAGCAGAAGTTCTAGCTTTGATTGATGAGTCAAAAAATAGTCCTTATTTAGAAGGATTGGATTTAGATAGTTAGTAAATGGTTGTGTTTCAATATATTAGAAAATAGAAAGTGAGAAAATGATGTCAAAACATATTCCAAATTTACAAGTTGCACTGGATCATTCCGATTTGCAAGGAGCTATTAAAGCAGCTGTCTCGGTAGGTCATGAAGTAGATGTTATTGAAGCAGGAACAGTTTGCCTCTTGCAAGTCGGCAGTGAGTTGGTAGAAGTGCTGCGTAGTTTATTTCCTGATAAAATCATCGTAGCTGATACTAAATGTGCTGACGCTGGTGGGACAGTTGCTAAAAATAATGCCGTACGCGGTGCGGATTGGATGACTTGCATTTGTTGTGCGACGATTCCAACCATGAAAGCAGCCCTGAAAGCTATACAAGAAGAACGCGGTGAACGCGGTGAAATTCAGATTGAGCTCTACGGTGATTGGACTTATGAGCAAGCTCAGACCTGGTTGGATGCTGGTATCTCGCAAGCCATTTATCACCAATCACGCGATGCCCTTCTTGCCGGCGAAACTTGGGGTGAAAAAGATCTCAATAAAGTTAAGAAATTGATCGAAATGGGCTTCCGTGTGTCTGTGACAGGTGGTTTGAATGTGGATACACTCAAACTCTTTGAAGGAGTGGATGTTTTTACCTTTATTGCTGGACGCGGTATAACAGAAGCTGAAAATCCAGCAGCAGCAGCGCGTGCTTTCAAAGACGAAATCAAGCGAATCTGGGGGTAAGCTATGGCACGTCCAATTGGAATTTATGAAAAGGCGACACCGAAGCATTTTTCTTGGCAAGAACGGTTAGAATTTGCCAAAGAAATGGGCTTTGATTTTGTGGAAATGTCGGTTGATGAGTCAGATGCTCGGCTGGCACGTCTCACTTGGTCCAAAAAAGAACGTCTAGAGCTTGTCAAAGCCATCTATAATACTGGTGTGCGGATTCCCAGCATATGCTTTAGCGGTCATCGGCGTTATCCATTAGGCTCAAACAATCCTGAACTAGAAGCCAAATCGCTTGAAACGATGAAACAATGTATCGAATTAGCACAGGATTTAGGCGTGCGGGTCATTCAATTAGCCGGCTATGATGTTTATTATGAAGAAAAATCACCTGAAACACGCGTTCGTTTCTTAAAAAATCTGCGACGAGCATGTGATTGGGCTGAGCAGGCGCAGGTCATGCTGGCGATTGAAATTATGGATGACCCATTTATCAACAGCATTGAAAAATATCTGGCTGTGGCAAAAGAAATCAATTCGCCTTATCTCTTTGTCTATCCAGATACAGGTAATGTTTCTGCTTGGCATAATGACCTCTGGAGTGAATTTTACCTTGGTCATCAGGCAATTGCTGCGCTGCACTTAAAAGATACCTATGCCGTGACGGAGCATTCTAAAGGGCAATTTCGAGATGTACCTTTTGGCAAAGGTTGTGTCAACTGGGAAGAAATGTTTGCCGTTTTGAAAAAAACCAACTACCAAGGACCGTTTTTGATTGAAATGTGGTCTGAAAATTGTGAAACGGTGGAAGAAACCAAAGCAGCTATCAAAGAAGCGCAGGATTTCCTTTATCCACTCATTGAGAAAGCAGGGTTATGAGAATGTTAGTACCAGAATTACGAGAACGTGTCTATAAAGCCAATATGGAGCTTCCAGAGCATGGTTTGGTGAAATTTACTTGGGGAAATGTTTCGGCGATTGACCGCGAGAAAGGCTTGATTGCCATTAAACCTTCTGGTGTGGCGTATGAAAAATTATCTCCAGAAAATATGGTTGTGACTGATTTGGACGGTAATATTGTCGAAGGAGACCTGAATCCGTCGTCAGATTTGCCGACGCATGTGGAACTGTACAAAGCATTTCCAGAAGTGGGTGGCATTGTTCATACGCACTCGACAGAAGGAGTGGCTTGGGCGCAAGCAGGGCGTGATATTCCTTGTTATGGCACCACGCACGCTGATACTTTCTACGGTTCAATTCCATGCGCTCGTGCCTTGACACCAGAGGAAATCAATGGCGAGTACGAAAAAGAAACTGGGAAAGTCATTATTGAAGAATTTGACAAGCGTGGCTTAGATCCGCTCGCAGTAGCAGGTGTAACCGTCCGCAACCACGGACCATTTGCTTGGGGCAAGGACGAAAAGTCTGCTGTTTATAATGCAGTTGTTCTGGAAGAATCCGCTCGTATGGCACGCTACACAGAAGCTATCAATCCAGAAGTGGCAGAAGTGCCGCAAGATCTCAAAGACAAGCATTACCTGCGAAAACACGGAAAGAATGCTTACTACGGACAGAAAAAATAATTATGAAAAATCAAGGAGGAGGACGACTACCATGATTGAGAGCAGTCATGATGCCGGTTCCTCGCCTTGCTTTTCTCATTTTGCTATGAAAAAGCGCTAAAAATGACCAAAATAACGAATAAATTCTTTCGATTTCATGTGAATGATGTGTGAAAAGATGTTATAATGGTTTGCAATCCCTTTCAAGGAGTAAATGATGATATTATTGGATCAAACAAGTTGTAACTTACTAAAATACCTCATTGAGTTGGAAGAGCCAGAAACGATTATGACCATTTCACGGGCAACCAATCAATCGCGGAGGAAAATCTATTATCATTTAGAAAAAATCAACGATGCTTTAGCGGATGTCGGCGAAGTCATTAGTAGCCGTCCGAGAGTAGGGATTGTCTTAACCGCGTATCAAAAAGAACTTTGCCAAGCGTTATTGGAAGGTGTTGACCCTTATAGCTATGTCATGAGCATGACCGAGCGTATGCAGCTGACTGTGCTTTATATCTGTATTGCTAAGGAACGTGTGACCATTGAAAAACTAATGGAATTGACAGAAGTATCCCGCAATACGGTTCTCAACGATTTGAATGAAATCCGCAATCAGTTGGCTTCGGAGCAGTATCAAGTCAATCTCACTTCCACGAAAGCGCAAGGATATTTTTTAAAGTGTCATCCGCTCAATAAAATCCAATATGTTCATTCTCTCTTGTATCACATTTTTGTAGAGGGAAATCATAGTTTTGTGATGATTTTGACAGAAAAGATAAAAGCATTTATCGGAGAAGATTTACTTTTGTCCGATGATTTACAGGATTTTCTCAATCAAAGAGTGCAAGATGTGGAGCAGGATTTGGGCAAGAAAATCAATCGACATGAAATCAAATTCATGCTGCAAGTTTTACCATATCTGCTGTTGAGCTGCCGCAATATGGCTTTAAATGAGGAAGAACAGGAAGACTTGAAGCGTGAGTTTACCTTGATTCGCAAGCGGATAGAATACCAAGCAGCCAAGAATTTGAATAGTAATTTACAGGCAACATTTGGCTTGCAATTAAATGACATTGAGATTTCTCTCTTAGCCGTTCTTTTGCTTTCTTATCGGAAGGACAGGGATATTCATGCAACCAGTCAAGATTTTGTCCAATTAAAAGAAGCGATTGATGAGTTTATCTGGCGTTTTGAAGTTAGTTCGCACTTTGAAATTGAAAATAAAGAAGATTTGTTGCGGAATTTATTGACGCACTGCAAGGCTCTGCTGTTCCGTAAAACCTACGGAATTGTATCCAAAAATCCATTAACTGCTCAAATCAAGGAAAAATATGCAGAGTTGTTTGCGGTCACCAAGTCTTGCGCTGTGATTTTGGAGGAAGCGTGGCTTATTTCACTAACCGATGATGAGGTGGCTTATCTTGCTCTTCACATGGGTGGATTTTTAAAGCATAATCATGCTGAAAAACGAGATGCTAAACGAATTTATTTAGTTTGTGACGAGGGAGTCGCTGTGCAGAAATTGCTGCTCAAGCAGTGCTTATATCATTTGCCAAATGAAAATTTAGGCGCTGTTTTTACGACAGAGCAATTCAAAAGTGTTGAAGACATTTTAGATGTGGACTTATTGATTACGACAAATGACGGGTTGGAAACTACTTTGCCAACGATACAGGTTCAGCCTATTTTGGACTACGAGGATGTATTGAATATTACTTCTTTTGTGAAAGATCAAGCTCTTTCTACTAAAGGCGTGCGATTTAGTCAAGATTTAGAACGACTTTTGTCACAATACCTCAAGGATTCAACTCGTACACAAGAGTTGAAAAATAAAATTCAAAAGCTTGTAAACGAAGAATTATTATCAACTTCAACAGAAGACTGAAAGAATGGATGACTAGCTAGGGATAGAATTCCCGGCTTTTTTAAGTACTAAAAATAGTCCAATCTTGAACACAGCCTTGTGCTTTATTTGGTCTTTTTTTCTCTCTTAGAGTAGCTTATACTAAAGATAGAAATATAACATTATCTTGAGGAGGAACAATCATGCCAAATGTAAAAGAAATTACAAGAGAATCTTGGATTTTATCCACTTTCCCAGAATGGGGCACTTGGCTCAATGAAGAAATTGAAGAGGAAGTCGTGCCTGAAGGTAACTTTGCTATGTGGTGGTTAGGGAATTGTGGTGTTTGGATTAAGACACCAGGCGGAGCTAATGTGGTCATGGATCTTTGGTCTAACCGCGGAAAATCAACTAAAAAGGTCAAAGATATGGTGCGGGGACATCAAATGGCAAATATGGCAGGCGTACGTAAATTGCAGCCAAATCTGCGCGTGCAGCCAATGGTGATTGATCCATTTATGATTAATGAGTTGGACTATTATCTGGTATCGCATTTTCACAGTGACCATATTGATATCAATACTGCAGCAGCGATTGTCAACAATCCGAAATTGAATCATGTTAAATTTGTCGGACCTTATGAATGTGGCGAAATCTGGAAAAAATGGGGTGTCCCAGAAGAACGTATCATCGTGATTAAACCCGGCGAAAGTTTTGAGTTTAAAGATATTAAAGTATCAGCTGTGGAATCTTTCGACCGAACTTGCTTGGTAACACTTCCAGTTGATGGTGCTGATGCTCAAGATGGTGAACTGAAAGGTCTGCCTGTAACAGATGAAGAAATGGCGCGTAAAGCAGTCAATTACATCTTTGAAACGCCAGGTGGTACAATTTATCATGGTGCAGATTCGCACTTCTCAAATTATTTTGCCAAACACGGAAAAGATTTTAAGATTGATGTGGCTATTAATAACTATGGTGATAACCCAATCGGTATTCAAGATAAGATGACTTCGATTGATTTGCTTCGTATGGCTGAAAACCTTCGTGCCAAAGTTATTATTCCAGTTCATTATGATATTTGGTCTAACTTCATGGCTTCAACGGACGAGATTTTAGCCTTGTGGAAGATGCGTAAAGAGCGCCTCCAATATCAATTCCATCCATTCATCTGGGAAGTCGGTGGTAAATATACCTATCCGCAAGACAAAGACAGGATTGAATATCATCACCCACGTGGCTTTGATGATTGCTTTGAGCATGATTCAAACATTCAATTTAAGGCTTTACTATAAAAAATTAAGTGGGAATTATCCGTATACATTGCGATATGCGGATAATTTTCATATAATGATAGTGTAGAATAATTGCTACTGAAAAGGTAGTATTATAAAAGGAGAATTCAATGTCAAATTTATCTGTCAATGCCATTCGTTTTTTGGGAATTGATGCTATTGAAAAATCAAAATCTGGGCATCCAGGTGTTGTCATGGGCGCAGCACCGATGGCTTATGACTTATTTACCAAGCAAATGCGTGTGAATCCAGAAGTACCAAATTGGGTCAATCGCGATCGTTTTGTTTTATCAGCAGGCCACGGCTCTATGCTGCTCTATGCACTTCTTCACTTGTCTGGTTTTCAAGATGTCACTATGGACGAAATCAAGCACTTCCGTCAATGGGGTTCTAAAACGCCTGGACATCCAGAATTTGGACACACGGCTGGTGTAGATGCGACAACTGGACCCCTTGGTCAAGGAATTTCGATGGCAACTGGTTTTGCGCAAGCAGAACGTTTCCTAGCTGCTAAGTACAACCGTGAAGGCTATAATATCTTTGACCACTATACCTATGTCATCTGTGGTGACGGGGACTTAATGGAAGGTGTGTCTGCTGAAGCGGCTTCTTATGCTGGACTGCAAAAGCTAGATAAGCTCATCGTTCTTTATGATTCAAACGATATCAATTTGGACGGAGAAACGAAGGATTCCTTTACAGAAAGTGTTCGTGACCGTTACAATGCTTACGGTTGGCACACAGCTTTGGTTAAAGACGGAACAGACTTAGAAGCGATCAATGCAGCGATTGAAGCCGCAAAAGTTTCTGGCAAACCTTCCTTGATTGAAGTCAAAACGGTCATTGGCTATGGCTCGCCAAATAAACAGGGAACCAATGCTGTTCATGGGGCTCCTCTTGGTGCAGAAGAAGCAGCCGCTACTCGCAAAGCTCTTTCTTGGGATTACGCACCATTTGAAATTCCAGAAGAAGTCTACGAAGATTATCGAGTTAATGTTGCAGAACGCGGCAAAGCTGCCTATGATGCTTGGGAAAAACTCGTTGAAGAATACAAACAAGCCTATCCTGACTTAGCTGATGAAGTTGCTGCCATTATTGCTGGAAAAGATCCAGTTGAGATCAAACCAGAAGATTTCCCAGTAAAAGAAACAGGTCTTTCACAAGCTACTCGTAATTCTAGCCAAGATGCTTTGAATGCTGCCGCAAAAGTTCTCCCAACTTTCCTTGGTGGCTCTGCTGACCTCGCTCATTCTAATATGACTTACATCAAAGAAGATGGTTTGCAAGATGATGCCCACCGTCTTAACCGCAATATTCAATTCGGTGTGCGTGAATTTGCTATGGGGACTATTTTGAATGGTATGGCACTTCACGGAGGACTTCGTGTTTATGGCGGTACGTTCTTTGTCTTCTCAGACTATGTTAAAGCGGCTGTTCGCTTGTCAGCTCTGCAAGGTTTGCCTGTGACCTATGTCTTTACACATGACTCAATCGCAGTTGGTGAAGACGGTCCAACTCATGAGCCAATTGAGCATTTAGCAGGACTTCGTGCCATTCCAAACCTCAATGTTTTGCGTCCAGCAGATGCGCGTGAAACGCAGGCCGCTTGGTACTTGGCGCTGAAGAGCAAAACAACCCCGACAGCTCTTGTTCTCACGCGTCAAAACTTGACTGTTGAAGCTGGAACAGACTTTGACAAGGTAGCGAAAGGCGCCTATGTTGTGTATGAGACAACAGATGGTTTTGATACAATCCTTCTAGCATCTGGTTCTGAAGTCAACTTAGCTGTTGCAGCTGCAAAAGAGTTAGAAGCGCAAGGAGAAAAGGTTCGCGTTGTCAGCGTACCGTCAACAGACATCTTTGATGCACAAGACGCTGCTTACAAAGAAGCAATTTTACCAAATGCAGTTCGTCGCCGTGTTGCAATCGAAATGGCTGCAACCCAGTCTTGGTACAAATATGTCGGACTTGACGGAGCTGTTATCGGCATTGACAAATTCGGTGCTTCTGCCCCAGCTGCTAAGGTAATGGAAGAATATGGCTTCACCGTTGCTCATGTCGTAGAAGTTGTGAAAAATTTGAAATAGTAACTATCAAGAAGAACCGAGGCTTGCTTTGCTTCGGTTTTTCTAACTAGAAATGCTATAATGAAAATAGGAAATTTTAGCTTGGAGGTGTGAAGATGACAAAGGAAAGTATGATTTATCAGCTGTTGAATGAATTGAAAATTTCTTATGATCGTCTGGATCATGAACCAATTTCTTCCGTTATTGAGGCTGCTGAAAAGGGAATTGTCCTACCGGGGCAACAGGTCAAAAATCTCTTTTTGAAAAATAAAAAGGGGCGTCAATTTTATTTGGTCATTTTGCGGGACGAAAAAACGGCAGATATCAAGCATTTGGCAGAAATCCTTGATGAAAAACGATTATCATTTGCCAATGATAAGGAGCTGGAGGAGCTTTTACAGGTAGAACCAGGTGCGGTTACACCTTTTGGGTTGCTTTTTGATAAGGAAAAGAAAGTCCAGCTGATTGTGGACGAGGAGGTTGATCCGAACTTGACCGTGGGTTTTCATCCTTTTGTCAATACAACAACGCTCAATATCGCTTATGCTGACTTTTTACGTTTTTTGGAAAAAGCAGAGCATACTGTCAAAAGAATTCGCTGCTAGTCAGACTTAAGGAGGAATCCTTTTAGAAATTTCAGCCCCTCCTTGTAAATTCTCTAGGAATCTGCTATAGTAGATAATATATGAAATCTAAAGGAGACTAAAATGGGTAACGGTTTTTCAATTTTAATCATGTTGGTTGTGATGATGGGCTTGATGTTCTTCATGCAACGTTCTCAAAAGAAACAAGCAGACAAACGGATGGAAAGCTTGAACAAACTACAAAAAGGATATGAAGTTATCACAATTGGTGGCTTGTATGGTACGGTTGATGAAGTTGATACTGAAAAGAAAACAGTTGTTCTTGATGTAGACGGTGTTTACTTGACATTTGAATTAACAGCTATCAAGACCGTATTACCTCTCACAGAGGGAATCACAGCAGTTGCTGGTGCAGACGGAAGTGTTGATATGTCAGAAGATACAGCTATTGAAGAAGAATAGTAGTGTTTTAAGCTAGAAAAAGGGATTGGAGTTTCTCCAGTTCTTTTTATTTTTGTTTGAAAGGTTTCTTTTACAACTTATAAGAATAATTCTTTTACTACTTTGACGTTGTCAATTAGCTATTTTGATGCCAAAGCTAACTAAGTAACAAATATTCCCTTAGCAGAATAGGAATTTAAAAAAGATAAAGTATTTAATTTTTATCGTAAAATAATGTGAAAAAGAAGTTGGAGCCAAAAATTTCTATGTTTCGGCTTCTTTTTTATCTGAAATTTAGCATAAATCCCATTTTTAGAGGATTTATGATATAATGAAATGTAAAACTTTATTAGGAAAACAAGCAGATGTTTAGTTTTAAGAAAAAAGAAAAAATTGAAGTTCCATTACAAATACCGAGACATATCGGTATTATTATGGACGGGAATGGTCGTTGGGCTAAAAAGAGAATGCAGCCGCGCGTTTTCGGACACAAGTCTGGAATGGAAGCTTTGCAAAACGTTACCATTGCAGCTAAAGAGTTGGGTGTCCAAGTATTGACGGTTTACGCTTTCTCCACAGAAAATTGGTCGCGTCCTGAAAAAGAAGTCAGCTTTATCATGAACTTGCCGGTTGAATTTTACGACCGTTATGTGCCTGAGTTGCATAGAAATAACGTAAAAATTCAAATGATTGGGGATACGGAGCGGCTGCCTAAGGCAACGTATGATGCGCTTTGCAAGGCAGAAGAATTAACGCGGCTCAACACAGGCTTGATTCTGAATTTTGCCTTGAATTATGGTGGCCGTGCTGAGATTGTTCAGGCGGTTAAAATGATTGCTCAAGATGTGTTAGATGCCAAGTTCAGTCCGGGTGAGATTGATGAAGAGATGATTGCCAATTATCTACAAACCAGCAATCTACCTCGATTATTGCGCGATCCGGATTTGGTCATTCGGACGAGCGGAGAATTGCGTTTGAGTAATTTTTTGCCTTGGCAAAGTGCATATAGTGAGCTGTATTTTACAGATATTTTATGGCCGGATTTTGATGAGAAAGCTTTGAAAGCAGCTATTGAAGAATATAGTAAACGAAATCGTCGCTTTGGTGGTGTGTAGGAGAATTTATGGATAAGGATTTACAAAGACGTGTTATTTTTGGCGGAGTGGCACTTGCTATCTTCATTCCAGTTTTGATGATAGGAGGGGCGCTTCTGCAAATTGGAATGGGGCTTCTAGCCATGTTGGGTGTTCATGAATTGCTGCAAATGAAAGGGCTGAGAAGTACCACGCTAGAAGGTATTTTAGCCATGTTGGCAGCTTTTGTGTTGACGATTCCACTCGAAAACTATTTGAAATTTTTGCCGGTAGACGGAAATGTTGTAGCCTATAGTTTAGTTGTTTTTCTTCTATTAGGCTCAACTGTTCTAGGGAAAAATTACAGTTTTGAAGATGCGGCTTATCCAATCGCTGCGAGTTTTTACGTGGGGATTGGCTTCAATGCTTTGCTAGATGCACGGGTGGCTGGTTTTGACAAAGTGCTCTTAGCCTTGTTTATCGTCTGGGCAACGGATAGCGGAGCTTACTTGGTCGGACGGAGATATGGCGTACGTCGCTTGGCTCCTCATGTTTCTCCAAATAAAACTATTGAGGGCAGTCTAGGGGGCATTGCTTCAGCAGTCCTTGTAACATTTGTTTTCATGTTGTTTG
This Streptococcus anginosus DNA region includes the following protein-coding sequences:
- the yajC gene encoding preprotein translocase subunit YajC — protein: MGNGFSILIMLVVMMGLMFFMQRSQKKQADKRMESLNKLQKGYEVITIGGLYGTVDEVDTEKKTVVLDVDGVYLTFELTAIKTVLPLTEGITAVAGADGSVDMSEDTAIEEE
- a CDS encoding prolyl-tRNA synthetase associated domain-containing protein codes for the protein MTKESMIYQLLNELKISYDRLDHEPISSVIEAAEKGIVLPGQQVKNLFLKNKKGRQFYLVILRDEKTADIKHLAEILDEKRLSFANDKELEELLQVEPGAVTPFGLLFDKEKKVQLIVDEEVDPNLTVGFHPFVNTTTLNIAYADFLRFLEKAEHTVKRIRC
- the ulaG gene encoding L-ascorbate 6-phosphate lactonase; this translates as MPNVKEITRESWILSTFPEWGTWLNEEIEEEVVPEGNFAMWWLGNCGVWIKTPGGANVVMDLWSNRGKSTKKVKDMVRGHQMANMAGVRKLQPNLRVQPMVIDPFMINELDYYLVSHFHSDHIDINTAAAIVNNPKLNHVKFVGPYECGEIWKKWGVPEERIIVIKPGESFEFKDIKVSAVESFDRTCLVTLPVDGADAQDGELKGLPVTDEEMARKAVNYIFETPGGTIYHGADSHFSNYFAKHGKDFKIDVAINNYGDNPIGIQDKMTSIDLLRMAENLRAKVIIPVHYDIWSNFMASTDEILALWKMRKERLQYQFHPFIWEVGGKYTYPQDKDRIEYHHPRGFDDCFEHDSNIQFKALL
- the tkt gene encoding transketolase, which encodes MSNLSVNAIRFLGIDAIEKSKSGHPGVVMGAAPMAYDLFTKQMRVNPEVPNWVNRDRFVLSAGHGSMLLYALLHLSGFQDVTMDEIKHFRQWGSKTPGHPEFGHTAGVDATTGPLGQGISMATGFAQAERFLAAKYNREGYNIFDHYTYVICGDGDLMEGVSAEAASYAGLQKLDKLIVLYDSNDINLDGETKDSFTESVRDRYNAYGWHTALVKDGTDLEAINAAIEAAKVSGKPSLIEVKTVIGYGSPNKQGTNAVHGAPLGAEEAAATRKALSWDYAPFEIPEEVYEDYRVNVAERGKAAYDAWEKLVEEYKQAYPDLADEVAAIIAGKDPVEIKPEDFPVKETGLSQATRNSSQDALNAAAKVLPTFLGGSADLAHSNMTYIKEDGLQDDAHRLNRNIQFGVREFAMGTILNGMALHGGLRVYGGTFFVFSDYVKAAVRLSALQGLPVTYVFTHDSIAVGEDGPTHEPIEHLAGLRAIPNLNVLRPADARETQAAWYLALKSKTTPTALVLTRQNLTVEAGTDFDKVAKGAYVVYETTDGFDTILLASGSEVNLAVAAAKELEAQGEKVRVVSVPSTDIFDAQDAAYKEAILPNAVRRRVAIEMAATQSWYKYVGLDGAVIGIDKFGASAPAAKVMEEYGFTVAHVVEVVKNLK
- a CDS encoding BglG family transcription antiterminator encodes the protein MILLDQTSCNLLKYLIELEEPETIMTISRATNQSRRKIYYHLEKINDALADVGEVISSRPRVGIVLTAYQKELCQALLEGVDPYSYVMSMTERMQLTVLYICIAKERVTIEKLMELTEVSRNTVLNDLNEIRNQLASEQYQVNLTSTKAQGYFLKCHPLNKIQYVHSLLYHIFVEGNHSFVMILTEKIKAFIGEDLLLSDDLQDFLNQRVQDVEQDLGKKINRHEIKFMLQVLPYLLLSCRNMALNEEEQEDLKREFTLIRKRIEYQAAKNLNSNLQATFGLQLNDIEISLLAVLLLSYRKDRDIHATSQDFVQLKEAIDEFIWRFEVSSHFEIENKEDLLRNLLTHCKALLFRKTYGIVSKNPLTAQIKEKYAELFAVTKSCAVILEEAWLISLTDDEVAYLALHMGGFLKHNHAEKRDAKRIYLVCDEGVAVQKLLLKQCLYHLPNENLGAVFTTEQFKSVEDILDVDLLITTNDGLETTLPTIQVQPILDYEDVLNITSFVKDQALSTKGVRFSQDLERLLSQYLKDSTRTQELKNKIQKLVNEELLSTSTED
- a CDS encoding PTS sugar transporter subunit IIA — encoded protein: MNLKQALIENNSIRLGLSASTWQEAVKLAVDPLIESGAVKPEYYDAIIESTEGYGPYYILMPGMAMPHARPEAGVQRDAFSLVTLKEPVTFSDGKGVSVLLALAATSSKIHTSVAIPQIIALFELENSIDRLLACQTEAEVLALIDESKNSPYLEGLDLDS
- a CDS encoding isoprenyl transferase, producing the protein MFSFKKKEKIEVPLQIPRHIGIIMDGNGRWAKKRMQPRVFGHKSGMEALQNVTIAAKELGVQVLTVYAFSTENWSRPEKEVSFIMNLPVEFYDRYVPELHRNNVKIQMIGDTERLPKATYDALCKAEELTRLNTGLILNFALNYGGRAEIVQAVKMIAQDVLDAKFSPGEIDEEMIANYLQTSNLPRLLRDPDLVIRTSGELRLSNFLPWQSAYSELYFTDILWPDFDEKALKAAIEEYSKRNRRFGGV
- a CDS encoding L-ribulose-5-phosphate 4-epimerase, whose translation is MLVPELRERVYKANMELPEHGLVKFTWGNVSAIDREKGLIAIKPSGVAYEKLSPENMVVTDLDGNIVEGDLNPSSDLPTHVELYKAFPEVGGIVHTHSTEGVAWAQAGRDIPCYGTTHADTFYGSIPCARALTPEEINGEYEKETGKVIIEEFDKRGLDPLAVAGVTVRNHGPFAWGKDEKSAVYNAVVLEESARMARYTEAINPEVAEVPQDLKDKHYLRKHGKNAYYGQKK
- a CDS encoding phosphatidate cytidylyltransferase, with product MDKDLQRRVIFGGVALAIFIPVLMIGGALLQIGMGLLAMLGVHELLQMKGLRSTTLEGILAMLAAFVLTIPLENYLKFLPVDGNVVAYSLVVFLLLGSTVLGKNYSFEDAAYPIAASFYVGIGFNALLDARVAGFDKVLLALFIVWATDSGAYLVGRRYGVRRLAPHVSPNKTIEGSLGGIASAVLVTFVFMLFDRNVAAPHHMFVMLLFTVFFSIAGQFGDLVESAIKRHFGVKDSGKFIPGHGGVLDRFDSMLFVFPLMHFFGLF
- a CDS encoding L-ribulose-5-phosphate 3-epimerase, with protein sequence MARPIGIYEKATPKHFSWQERLEFAKEMGFDFVEMSVDESDARLARLTWSKKERLELVKAIYNTGVRIPSICFSGHRRYPLGSNNPELEAKSLETMKQCIELAQDLGVRVIQLAGYDVYYEEKSPETRVRFLKNLRRACDWAEQAQVMLAIEIMDDPFINSIEKYLAVAKEINSPYLFVYPDTGNVSAWHNDLWSEFYLGHQAIAALHLKDTYAVTEHSKGQFRDVPFGKGCVNWEEMFAVLKKTNYQGPFLIEMWSENCETVEETKAAIKEAQDFLYPLIEKAGL
- a CDS encoding 3-keto-L-gulonate-6-phosphate decarboxylase UlaD, producing the protein MSKHIPNLQVALDHSDLQGAIKAAVSVGHEVDVIEAGTVCLLQVGSELVEVLRSLFPDKIIVADTKCADAGGTVAKNNAVRGADWMTCICCATIPTMKAALKAIQEERGERGEIQIELYGDWTYEQAQTWLDAGISQAIYHQSRDALLAGETWGEKDLNKVKKLIEMGFRVSVTGGLNVDTLKLFEGVDVFTFIAGRGITEAENPAAAARAFKDEIKRIWG